The Sesamum indicum cultivar Zhongzhi No. 13 linkage group LG6, S_indicum_v1.0, whole genome shotgun sequence genome has a segment encoding these proteins:
- the LOC105165521 gene encoding tyrosine--tRNA ligase 1, cytoplasmic yields the protein MESESTNSNETAPTQPLQSLSISPQPQLSVKERFDLIRSIGEECIQEDELERLLANKPQPICYDGFEPSGRMHIAQGVMKAINVNKLTAAGCKVKIWIADWFAQLNNKMGGDLKKIQVIGQYLIEIWKAVGMNIEGGQVEFLWSSEEINSRAHEYWPLVMDIARRNKLPRIVRCCQIMGRSEQDELSAAQIFYPCMQCADIFFLKADICQLGMDQRKVNVLAREYCDDIKRKNKPIILSHHMLPGLQEGQEKMSKSDPSSSIYMEDEEADVNLKIKKAFCPPKVVEKNPCLEYVKYIIFPWFHEFTIERKPENGGDKTFKSFEDLANDYENGELHPGDLKPALAKALNRILQPVRDHFNNDPKAKELVKRVKSYKVTR from the exons ATGGAGAGCGAGAGCACCAACAGCAATGAAACCGCACCTACTCAACCGTTGCAATCCCTCTCCATTTCTCCGCAACCCCA GTTAAGCGTGAAAGAGAGGTTCGATTTAATAAGGAGCATTGGTGAAGAGTGTATACAAGAGGATGAGTTGGAGAGACTGTTGGCTAACAAGCCTCAGCCCATTTGCTATGATGGATTTGAACCTTCTGGCAGAATGCATATTGCTCAG GGAGTTATGAAGGCAATTAATGTCAACAAGCTCACTGCTGCTGGCTGCAAAGTGAAAATATGGATTGCAGATTGGTTTGCACAGTTGAACAACAAAATGGGTGGTGACTTGAAGAAAATTCAAGTGATAGGCCAGTACCTGATTGAGATATGGAAAGCTGTAGGAATGAATATTGAAGGAGGTCAGGTAGAATTTCTTTGGTCTTCTGAAGAGATCAACTCCCGGGCTCATGAGTACTGGCCTCTTGTAATGGACATAGCTAGGAGAAACAAGCTTCCAAGGATAGTGAG GTGTTGTCAAATTATGGGCCGCTCGGAGCAAGATGAATTGTCGGCAGCCCAAATTTTCTACCCATGCATGCAATGTgctgatatattttttcttaag GCCGACATCTGTCAGTTGGGCATGGACCAACGCAAAGTCAATGTGCTTGCAAGAGAGTACTGTGATGAcatcaaaaggaaaaataagcCCATTATATTGTCCCATC ATATGCTCCCTGGTTTGCAGGAAGGGCAAGAGAAGATGTCGAAGAGTGATCCATCATCTTCCATCTACATGGAAGATGAAGAG GCTGATGTGAATTTGAAGATAAAGAAAGCATTCTGCCCTCCAAAAGTGGTGGAAAAGAATCCATGCCTGGAGTACGTCAAGTATATCATTTTCCCATGGTTCCACGAGTTCACGATTGAGAGGAAACCAGAGAATGGAGGTGACAA GACCTTTAAGAGCTTCGAAGATTTAGCCAATGATTATGAAAATGGGGAATTGCATCCTGGAGATCTCAAACCTGCTCTAGCAAAAGCACTAAACCGGATACTACAG
- the LOC105165523 gene encoding gibberellin 2-beta-dioxygenase 1-like: MVVLSKPAFDHFKNCTTFFPGIPLVDLSRPDSKTQLVKACEEFGFFKVVNHGVPIPLIKELESEAVRFFSLPHSDKAKAGPPDPFGYGDKRIGPNGDVGWVEYLLLTTNTHSGYQKFASIFGEAAENFRRVVNEYVLAVRRMACEILEMLADGLKIQPRNAFSKLLMDEKSDSVFRLNHYPPRPQAQLQDQSNGRNLIGFGEHTDPQIISVLRSNNTSGLQISLKDGSWIPVPPDQTSFFINVGDSLQVMTNGRFKSVRHRVVANSSKSRLSMIYFGGPPLSEKIAPLAALMEGEEDSLYKEFTWFEYKNNAYKTRLADNRLGLFEKIAAS, from the exons ATGGTGGTTCTCTCAAAACCCGCTTTCGACCACTTCAAGAACTGCACCACGTTCTTCCCCGGTATCCCATTGGTGGACCTATCCAGGCCCGACTCCAAAACGCAGCTCGTGAAGGCCTGTGAAGAATTCGGATTCTTCAAAGTCGTCAATCACGGCGTCCCCATTCCCTTAATCAAAGAATTGGAATCAGAAGCCGTTAGATTCTTCTCCTTGCCCCACTCTGACAAAGCAAAAGCAGGGCCGCCCGACCCGTTTGGCTACGGCGACAAGAGGATCGGCCCGAATGGTGATGTGGGTTGGGTCGAGTACTTGCTCTTGACCACCAACACTCACTCGGGTTACCAAAAGTTCGCCTCCATTTTCGGTGAAGCTGCAGAAAATTTCCG TCGGGTTGTGAATGAATACGTGTTGGCTGTGAGGAGAATGGCGTGCGAGATTCTTGAAATGCTGGCGGATGGATTGAAGATTCAACCAAGAAACGCTTTTAGTAAACTTCTGATGGATGAAAAGAGCGACTCTGTTTTCAGGCTGAATCACTACCCTCCACGCCCCCAGGCCCAGCTCCAAGACCAATCCAACGGCAGGAATCTAATCGGGTTCGGGGAACACACCGACCCGCAAATAATTTCTGTTCTCAGATCCAACAACACTTCGGGCCTTCAAATCTCACTCAAAGATGGGAGTTGGATCCCTGTCCCGCCCGATCAAACTTCTTTCTTCATCAATGTTGGCGACTCGTTGCAG GTAATGACCAATGGGAGGTTCAAGAGCGTAAGACATAGGGTTGTGGCCAACAGCTCAAAATCAAGGCTGTCAATGATATACTTTGGAGGACCACCACTGAGTGAAAAGATAGCTCCATTGGCTGCACTAATGGAAGGGGAGGAAGACAGCTTGTACAAGGAGTTTACATGGTTTGAGTACAAGAACAATGCTTACAAGACAAGACTGGCTGATAATAGGTTGGGCCtgtttgagaaaattgcaGCATCCTAG